One Verrucomicrobiota bacterium genomic region harbors:
- the aat gene encoding leucyl/phenylalanyl-tRNA--protein transferase, with translation MRPLIPFPVESDKLDLQTPAHPLGFPADRYSWLYLDMIFRLTEQLAFPNPQLAMRGEHNGLLAVEGDLSVPRLLLAYRSGIFPWSVNPITWWSPDPRALFELDAFHVSHSLARTLRRGVFEITVNRAFREVMIACSRPDCENRWISEEFIEAYCALHTQGHAHSLECWRDGELAGGIYGVGIGGVFAGESMFHRQTDASKVALFHLIQRLKERGYALFDIQMLTPITQQLGATEIPRRDYLRRLKAAVAQTCRFV, from the coding sequence ATGCGCCCATTGATACCGTTCCCGGTCGAAAGCGACAAGCTGGATTTACAAACGCCTGCCCATCCGCTAGGCTTTCCCGCGGATAGGTATTCGTGGTTGTATTTGGATATGATATTCCGGCTCACAGAACAATTGGCGTTTCCGAATCCACAACTGGCAATGCGCGGAGAGCATAATGGCTTGCTGGCGGTGGAGGGGGATTTGTCTGTGCCGCGCCTGCTGCTGGCCTACCGCAGTGGGATTTTTCCCTGGAGCGTCAACCCGATCACCTGGTGGTCGCCCGATCCCCGCGCCCTCTTTGAGCTGGACGCCTTTCATGTCTCGCACAGTCTGGCGCGCACGTTGCGCCGGGGCGTTTTTGAAATCACCGTTAATCGCGCCTTCCGGGAAGTGATGATCGCTTGCTCCCGCCCCGATTGTGAGAATCGCTGGATTTCGGAGGAGTTCATTGAAGCCTATTGCGCCCTGCACACCCAGGGGCACGCGCATAGTTTGGAGTGCTGGCGCGATGGGGAATTGGCTGGCGGGATCTATGGCGTCGGCATCGGTGGTGTGTTTGCCGGGGAATCCATGTTCCACCGGCAGACGGACGCCTCCAAAGTGGCGCTCTTCCATTTGATTCAGCGCTTGAAGGAACGCGGCTATGCTTTGTTTGACATTCAGATGCTCACCCCGATCACGCAGCAATTGGGGGCCACTGAAATTCCGCGCCGCGATTATCTGCGCCGGCTGAAAGCGGCGGTCGCGCAAACCTGCCGCTTCGTCTAA